From a region of the Archocentrus centrarchus isolate MPI-CPG fArcCen1 chromosome 18, fArcCen1, whole genome shotgun sequence genome:
- the LOC115796595 gene encoding LOW QUALITY PROTEIN: T-cell surface glycoprotein CD4-like (The sequence of the model RefSeq protein was modified relative to this genomic sequence to represent the inferred CDS: substituted 1 base at 1 genomic stop codon), whose product MSDTTSQFWLWLILIFSVFIPSSSAEKKNIPAEPGQTVTLPCRAPNNNIIVLEWSRTDLETAYVLLYRDRLFETDDQHPSFKDRVDLQDRQMKDGDVSLVLKNVTINDTGTYKCRVVQRGTNRXKRAYLKTPPISIITLRVSPPEKKNIPAEPGQTVTLPCRAPNNNNNNIIVVEWSRTDLETAYVLLYRDRLFETDDQHPSFKHRVDLQDRKMKDGNVSLVLKNVTINDTGTYECRVVQRGTNRWKRAYLKTPPISIIYLSVPPPGE is encoded by the exons ATGTCTGACACAACGTCTCAGTTTTGGCTCTGGTTGATTTTGATCTTCAGCGTCTTCATCCCGTCATCCTCGGCTG agaagaaaaacatccCAGCTGAGCCTGGACAGACTGTCACTCTGCCATGTCGAGCTCCAAACAACAACATCATAGTTCTAGAGTGGAGCAGAACTGACCTGGAGACAGCATATGTCCTTTTGTATCGGGATAGGCTGTTTGAAACAGATGAtcagcatccatcttttaaggaccgggtggatctgcaggacagacagatgaaggatggagacgtgtctttGGTTCTGAAGAATGTGACGATTAATGACACTGGAACATACAAGTGTCGTGTCGTCCAGAGAGGAACAAACCGCTGAAAGAGAGCTTACCTGAAGACTCCCCCCATCAGCATCATCACTCTGAGAGTttctcctccag agaagaaaaacatccCAGCTGAGCCTGGACAGACTGTCACTCTGCCATGTCGagctccaaacaacaacaacaacaacatcatagTTGTAGAGTGGAGCAGAACTGACCTGGAGACAGCATATGTCCTTTTGTATCGGGATAGGCTGTTTGAAACAGATGAtcagcatccatcttttaagcaccgggtggatctgcaggacagaaaGATGAAGGATGGAAACGTGTCTTTGGTTCTGAAGAATGTGACGATTAATGACACTGGAACATACGAGTGTCGTGTCGTCCAGAGAGGAACAAACCGGTGGAAGAGAGCTTACCTGAAGACTCCCCCCATCAGCATCATCTACCTGAGTGttcctcctccaggtgagtga